The Skermanella pratensis genome has a window encoding:
- the rpoZ gene encoding DNA-directed RNA polymerase subunit omega, which produces MARVTVEDCVIKIPNRFELVMMAAQRARDVATGAPLSIDRDNDKNPVVALREIADETIGLDELRNALIRGHQKVVEADEPEDDIVELMAGEQAWAQQMTVGDDDLGGDDLGADGDVEEGDDVLSDMEQEPGVDIDTEEGQLVDRDVDDVGKAYE; this is translated from the coding sequence ATGGCACGCGTAACCGTTGAAGACTGCGTCATCAAGATTCCAAATCGTTTCGAGCTGGTCATGATGGCCGCCCAGCGGGCGCGGGATGTCGCCACGGGTGCTCCGCTGTCGATCGACCGCGACAACGACAAGAATCCGGTCGTGGCGCTGCGCGAGATCGCGGACGAGACCATCGGCCTGGACGAACTGCGGAACGCGCTGATCCGCGGCCACCAGAAGGTGGTCGAGGCCGACGAGCCGGAGGACGACATCGTCGAGTTGATGGCCGGCGAGCAGGCGTGGGCCCAGCAGATGACGGTGGGCGACGATGACCTGGGCGGCGACGACCTGGGCGCCGACGGCGACGTGGAGGAGGGCGACGACGTCCTTTCCGACATGGAGCAGGAGCCGGGCGTCGATATCGACACCGAGGAAGGCCAGCTGGTCGACCGCGACGTCGACGATGTCGGCAAGGCCTACGAGTAA
- the folK gene encoding 2-amino-4-hydroxy-6-hydroxymethyldihydropteridine diphosphokinase, with protein sequence MYGSPQDICEAAIGALQDHGISVVARSRWFRTAPVPVSDQPWFVNGVIAVATGLNPADLLSLLHEVEAEFGRTRSIRNEARLLDLDLVAYDDLVTDGGTPPTLPHPRMHERAFVLFPLSDIAPDWKHPATGIDLSDLIAALPADQRAEPDA encoded by the coding sequence GTGTATGGCTCACCCCAAGACATATGCGAAGCTGCGATAGGTGCGCTGCAAGACCACGGGATCTCTGTGGTCGCTCGTTCGCGCTGGTTCCGGACGGCACCAGTTCCGGTCTCAGATCAACCTTGGTTTGTTAACGGCGTGATCGCGGTCGCTACAGGGCTGAACCCTGCCGACCTTCTGTCATTACTGCACGAAGTCGAGGCAGAGTTCGGACGAACCCGCAGCATACGCAACGAAGCCCGTCTCCTGGACCTGGACCTCGTTGCATATGACGATCTTGTAACGGACGGGGGTACGCCGCCGACGCTTCCGCACCCCCGGATGCACGAAAGGGCTTTCGTCCTGTTCCCGCTTTCCGACATCGCGCCGGACTGGAAGCATCCGGCGACGGGGATCGACCTGTCCGACCTGATCGCGGCGCTTCCCGCCGACCAACGCGCGGAACCCGATGCATGA